The proteins below come from a single Aegilops tauschii subsp. strangulata cultivar AL8/78 chromosome 6, Aet v6.0, whole genome shotgun sequence genomic window:
- the LOC109785045 gene encoding uncharacterized protein isoform X1 has product MSHEAGGDEMALRRRHPPTAAALEDEDLLGEILLRVTPLPSSLLRASLVSKLWGGVATAPSFRRRFVAHHRRPPVLGFFKKGDGELVFTPILNPPDRIPRARFSLRPGGDDEDFSGQFNSWVLLGCRHGRVLIVIRFWPMLLVFHPVSGDCRSVDIPSDFLQCVRDFSGAVLCAAGDDQGHVHGDCHSCPFKVVLVGTREKQDLTVAWVYSSETGMWGDQVSTTQPCAGLVYHLPGMVNRLPCTLVGNVLYWLLHGSDNGILEFDLDSQRLALIERPSSAGINRGNSRIIRLEDGSVGLAVFLYPTFNMWKRKVSSQGVASWARHKIIDIHKIIGLPRRIKTGKGAIVGYSEDANAVFISVSGYLQYYAFIVQLESMQSRKLNQIFFENSYHLFADFYTAGTVPAIEPTQQQSIVPAIEPPQLQGGRMIQLISRIFVCTRYTIFKLLPLYVSAEHTLYHHESYENFINSRVIVNVFIGFLHLSRT; this is encoded by the exons ATGAGCCACGAGGCCGGAGGCGACGAGATGGCCCTCCGTCGCCGCCACCCGCCGACGGCCGCGGCGCTGGAAGACGAGGACCTCCTCGGGGAGATCCTCCTCCGCGTCACCCCGCTGCCCTCCTCGCTCCTCCGCGCCTCCCTCGTCTCCAAGCTATGGGGAGGCGTCGCCACCGCCCCCTCCTTCCGCCGCCGCTTCGTCGCCCACCACCGGAGGCCCCCCGTCCTCGGTTTCTTCAAGAAGGGCGACGGGGAGCTGGTCTTCACACCCATCCTCAACCCCCCCGACCGCATCCCTCGCGCGCGCTTCTCCCTGCGGCCCGGCGGCGACGACGAAGATTTCAGTGGCCAGTTCAATTCGTGGGTTCTGCTCGGGTGCCGCCACGGCCGGGTCCTTATCGTCATCCGGTTTTGGCCTATGCTCCTCGTGTTTCATCCGGTCTCCGGTGACTGCCGCAGCGTGGACATTCCGTCAGATTTCCTCCAGTGTGTGCGGGACTTCAGCGGAGCCGTGCTCTGCGCTGCAGGCGACGACCAGGGCCACGTGCACGGAGACTGCCACTCGTGCCCCTTTAAGGTTGTCTTGGTAGGCACCAGAGAGAAACAAGATCTCACCGTCGCCTGGGTTTACTCCTCAGAGACCGGCATGTGGGGAGATCAAGTTTCGACGACGCAACCATGTGCCGGTTTGGTCTACCATCTCCCCGGCATGGTTAACCGTCTCCCCTGCACGCTTGTGGGCAATGTCCTCTACTGGTTGTTGCATGGGTCAGACAATGGCATACTCGAGTTTGATTTAGATAGCCAGAGACTGGCTCTGATAGAGAGGCCTTCAAGTGCGGGCATCAACCGCGGCAACAGTCGGATCATCAGGTTAGAGGATGGCAGTGTTGGCCTCGCTGTATTTTTGTATCCGACCTTCAATATGTGGAAACGCAAGGTCAGTAGTCAGGGTGTTGCCTCATGGGCGCGGCACAAGATTATTGACATTCACAAGATCATTGGTCTGCCACGTCGGATTAAGACAGGGAAGGGAGCTATAGTGGGGTACTCCGAGGATGCTAACGCGGTTTTTATATCGGTGTCTGGCTATTTACAATACTATGCCTTCATTGTTCAACTTGAGTCCATGCAGTCCAGGAAACTTAATCAAATATTTTTCGAGAATTCCTACCATCTGTTCGCAGATTTCTATACTGCAG GTACAGTTCCAGCCATTGAGCCAACACAGCAGCAAAGTATTGTTCCAGCAATTGAGCCACCACAGCTGCAGG GTGGTCGCATGATTCAGTTGATCAGTAGGATTTTCGTCTGCACCAGGTATACAATTTTTAAATTGCTTCCTTTGTATGTTTCAGCTGAGCATACTTTGTATCACCATGAATCATATGAAAACTTCATCAATTCCAGAGTCATAGTTAATGTTTTTATAGGATTTTTACATTTGTCTCGTACATGA
- the LOC109785045 gene encoding uncharacterized protein isoform X2, with product MSHEAGGDEMALRRRHPPTAAALEDEDLLGEILLRVTPLPSSLLRASLVSKLWGGVATAPSFRRRFVAHHRRPPVLGFFKKGDGELVFTPILNPPDRIPRARFSLRPGGDDEDFSGQFNSWVLLGCRHGRVLIVIRFWPMLLVFHPVSGDCRSVDIPSDFLQCVRDFSGAVLCAAGDDQGHVHGDCHSCPFKVVLVGTREKQDLTVAWVYSSETGMWGDQVSTTQPCAGLVYHLPGMVNRLPCTLVGNVLYWLLHGSDNGILEFDLDSQRLALIERPSSAGINRGNSRIIRLEDGSVGLAVFLYPTFNMWKRKVSSQGVASWARHKIIDIHKIIGLPRRIKTGKGAIVGYSEDANAVFISVSGYLQYYAFIVQLESMQSRKLNQIFFENSYHLFADFYTAGTVPAIEPTQQQSIVPAIEPPQLQGGRMIQLISRIFVCTSIWWFSLLISDCNVV from the exons ATGAGCCACGAGGCCGGAGGCGACGAGATGGCCCTCCGTCGCCGCCACCCGCCGACGGCCGCGGCGCTGGAAGACGAGGACCTCCTCGGGGAGATCCTCCTCCGCGTCACCCCGCTGCCCTCCTCGCTCCTCCGCGCCTCCCTCGTCTCCAAGCTATGGGGAGGCGTCGCCACCGCCCCCTCCTTCCGCCGCCGCTTCGTCGCCCACCACCGGAGGCCCCCCGTCCTCGGTTTCTTCAAGAAGGGCGACGGGGAGCTGGTCTTCACACCCATCCTCAACCCCCCCGACCGCATCCCTCGCGCGCGCTTCTCCCTGCGGCCCGGCGGCGACGACGAAGATTTCAGTGGCCAGTTCAATTCGTGGGTTCTGCTCGGGTGCCGCCACGGCCGGGTCCTTATCGTCATCCGGTTTTGGCCTATGCTCCTCGTGTTTCATCCGGTCTCCGGTGACTGCCGCAGCGTGGACATTCCGTCAGATTTCCTCCAGTGTGTGCGGGACTTCAGCGGAGCCGTGCTCTGCGCTGCAGGCGACGACCAGGGCCACGTGCACGGAGACTGCCACTCGTGCCCCTTTAAGGTTGTCTTGGTAGGCACCAGAGAGAAACAAGATCTCACCGTCGCCTGGGTTTACTCCTCAGAGACCGGCATGTGGGGAGATCAAGTTTCGACGACGCAACCATGTGCCGGTTTGGTCTACCATCTCCCCGGCATGGTTAACCGTCTCCCCTGCACGCTTGTGGGCAATGTCCTCTACTGGTTGTTGCATGGGTCAGACAATGGCATACTCGAGTTTGATTTAGATAGCCAGAGACTGGCTCTGATAGAGAGGCCTTCAAGTGCGGGCATCAACCGCGGCAACAGTCGGATCATCAGGTTAGAGGATGGCAGTGTTGGCCTCGCTGTATTTTTGTATCCGACCTTCAATATGTGGAAACGCAAGGTCAGTAGTCAGGGTGTTGCCTCATGGGCGCGGCACAAGATTATTGACATTCACAAGATCATTGGTCTGCCACGTCGGATTAAGACAGGGAAGGGAGCTATAGTGGGGTACTCCGAGGATGCTAACGCGGTTTTTATATCGGTGTCTGGCTATTTACAATACTATGCCTTCATTGTTCAACTTGAGTCCATGCAGTCCAGGAAACTTAATCAAATATTTTTCGAGAATTCCTACCATCTGTTCGCAGATTTCTATACTGCAG GTACAGTTCCAGCCATTGAGCCAACACAGCAGCAAAGTATTGTTCCAGCAATTGAGCCACCACAGCTGCAGG GTGGTCGCATGATTCAGTTGATCAGTAGGATTTTCGTCTGCACCAG CATTTGGTGGTTTTCCCTTCTCATATCTGACTGTAATGTGGTGTAA
- the LOC109785046 gene encoding uncharacterized protein, protein MLWGGIAGTVLAGANLHGYLDGTMAAPDKTIAVGTGDAATTAANPAYHHWWTQDQKVKGLLLTSMEEDIACQLISCETTQAVWTAVGAMYGAQSRANVRHIRRQLQTLRKEEMSAAEYMHKMKALADTMAVAGSPIRDDELIDHILTGLGSAYNSIAASLGVSNAPMPYSSFYSLVLSFEALQAQESASEGWTPSANAVTRSGPYG, encoded by the coding sequence ATGCTGTGGGGAGGCATCGCCGGCACCGTCTTAGCCGGCGCCAACCTCCATGGCTATCTGGACGGCACCATGGCGGCACCCGACAAGACCATCGCCGTCGGGACTGGCGACGCCGCGACGACCGCCGCTAATCCGGCGTATCATCATTGGTGGACTCAGGATCAGAAGGTCAAGGGCCTCCTTCTTACCTCCATGGAGGAGGACATCGCCTGTCAGCTCATCAGCTGCGAGACGACGCAGGCGGTATGGACGGCCGTCGGTGCCATGTACGGCGCGCAGAGTCGTGCCAACGTCCGTCACATCCGACGTCAACTCCAGACACTGCGGAAGGAGGAGATGTCCGCGGCTGAGTACATGCACAAGATGAAGGCCCTCGCCGACACCATGGCTGTCGCCGGCTCTCCGATTCGTGATGACGAGCTCATTGATCACATCCTCACCGGACTCGGCTCCGCCTACAACTCCATCGCCGCCTCCCTGGGTGTGAGTAACGCACCAATGCCCTACTCCAGCTTCTACTCGCTCGTCTTATCGTTCGAAGCGTTGCAGGCTCAGGAGAGTGCGTCAGAGGGGTGGACTCCCTCCGCCAACGCCGTGACTCGCTCGGGCCCCTACGGCTAG